The Lewinellaceae bacterium genome has a segment encoding these proteins:
- a CDS encoding DoxX family protein — MAKNADTGLLILRLALGILMFLHGIQKIRKGISGIQADLTDIGLPAFFANGVYIGELLAPLMLIIGYRTRVAALIYVANCLTAMLLVHASSIFALGKSGGWGVELLGLYLFGALTLFFTGSGKYALSFGHKWD; from the coding sequence ATGGCTAAAAATGCAGATACAGGGTTACTGATTCTCAGGCTGGCCCTTGGAATTTTGATGTTCTTACATGGGATACAGAAAATCCGCAAAGGAATCAGTGGCATACAGGCGGATCTGACCGATATCGGGTTGCCGGCCTTTTTCGCCAACGGCGTTTATATCGGGGAATTGCTTGCGCCCTTAATGCTTATTATCGGTTACAGAACCCGGGTGGCTGCCCTGATTTATGTAGCCAATTGCCTTACAGCTATGCTGTTGGTTCATGCTTCCTCGATTTTTGCACTCGGAAAAAGCGGAGGATGGGGCGTTGAACTTTTAGGCTTATACCTCTTTGGTGCGCTGACACTTTTCTTCACCGGATCGGGAAAATATGCTTTGTCTTTCGGGCATAAGTGGGATTAA
- a CDS encoding T9SS type A sorting domain-containing protein, which translates to MKRKILLSVWILFLAILAGKAQCPDNLNIYLSGQIEVEAFATMYPNCSEIHRLTITGASVSSLESLHFLTSITMLHLSSLNSLTSLSGLENINTTVSELWILDNPSLTDISQLSGISGMLDYFIIENNDALLHLTGLQNIEGVFSLWASPLIIVDNDNLLDLHGLEGITYAEAIPEDPGQMYDDLWDVVIEGNDALQSLEGLGAITNLYDLRIENNNALPDLDGLQNQAYIDELHVVENDALESVDGLKPGGIITQVYIENNNGLVTLNGLDSLASVERLAIISNENLTDITSLPGFSEGISIYENDDLTGLSAFDEITGEDVRSISFYGNEILSTLTPLQDIENLHSLGIFSSPSLENLSGLHHLKQVESWLVLKENQNLNDITSLSQLDTVGSLLIQGNPSLVSLLGFAVDTAHFTSVFIKDNLNLPVCEAVSICNFLLNFSEEENEVEIVNNAPGCNSRVEVEAACGIIGVDEVVFDSPLLKVSPNPAESFFEITLGQESQLPINDVRIFDGMGRLVYQNEPESLLHKIDTKNLPEGIYVVLVNGRYSEKLVIQKWD; encoded by the coding sequence ATGAAAAGAAAAATCTTACTTTCAGTATGGATATTATTCCTGGCCATTTTAGCCGGAAAGGCGCAATGCCCGGATAACCTGAATATTTATTTATCCGGTCAGATAGAGGTAGAAGCTTTTGCAACGATGTATCCGAATTGTTCGGAAATTCACAGGTTGACGATAACCGGGGCTTCTGTTTCTTCTCTGGAAAGTCTCCACTTTCTGACAAGTATTACCATGTTGCATTTATCGAGCCTTAATTCGCTTACCAGCCTGTCCGGGTTGGAAAATATTAATACAACGGTTAGTGAGCTTTGGATTCTGGACAATCCTTCCCTGACAGATATAAGCCAATTGTCCGGAATTTCAGGCATGCTGGATTATTTCATTATCGAAAATAACGATGCCCTGCTTCATTTAACAGGTCTCCAAAATATCGAGGGTGTATTTTCTTTATGGGCAAGCCCCTTGATTATTGTAGATAATGATAACCTGCTGGACTTGCATGGCCTGGAAGGAATTACCTATGCAGAAGCCATTCCTGAAGACCCTGGTCAAATGTATGATGATCTATGGGATGTAGTTATTGAAGGTAATGATGCCTTGCAAAGTCTGGAAGGGCTGGGAGCTATCACAAACCTGTACGATCTTAGGATAGAAAACAATAATGCTTTGCCTGATCTGGATGGATTGCAAAATCAGGCATACATCGATGAACTTCATGTGGTGGAGAATGATGCGCTGGAAAGTGTGGACGGTTTGAAACCGGGGGGCATAATAACGCAGGTTTATATTGAGAATAATAATGGTCTTGTCACCTTAAACGGGCTGGACAGCCTTGCCTCTGTAGAGAGGTTAGCTATTATCTCCAATGAAAACCTGACTGATATAACGAGCTTACCTGGTTTTTCAGAAGGAATCAGTATTTATGAAAATGATGACCTAACCGGGTTAAGTGCTTTTGACGAGATTACGGGTGAAGATGTCCGTTCTATTTCCTTTTATGGCAACGAAATTTTATCAACATTAACCCCCTTGCAAGACATTGAAAACCTTCATTCCCTGGGGATATTCAGCAGCCCTTCTTTGGAGAATTTGTCTGGACTTCACCATCTGAAACAGGTTGAATCGTGGCTTGTTTTAAAGGAAAATCAGAATTTGAATGATATTACTTCCCTCTCTCAATTAGATACAGTAGGAAGTCTGCTAATACAAGGCAATCCATCACTTGTTTCATTGCTTGGTTTTGCCGTTGATACCGCCCATTTTACTTCCGTTTTCATCAAAGACAACCTAAACCTCCCAGTCTGTGAGGCGGTGAGTATCTGTAATTTTCTACTAAATTTTTCAGAAGAAGAAAATGAGGTGGAAATAGTGAACAATGCTCCCGGCTGCAATTCAAGGGTAGAAGTAGAGGCAGCATGCGGGATCATCGGGGTTGACGAAGTAGTCTTTGATTCACCTTTGCTCAAGGTATCCCCTAATCCGGCGGAGTCATTTTTTGAGATCACTCTGGGGCAGGAAAGTCAGTTACCCATCAATGATGTCCGCATTTTTGATGGAATGGGCAGGCTTGTTTATCAAAATGAACCCGAATCTTTACTGCATAAAATCGATACTAAAAATTTACCCGAAGGAATTTATGTGGTTTTGGTTAATGGGCGGTATTCGGAGAAGTTGGTGATTCAAAAATGGGATTGA
- a CDS encoding T9SS type A sorting domain-containing protein: MNLLRMLIVCFLLLSILQEVQCQTFNERIIFQEEIPAMDFSNILVKGDTIITIGRGAVLIPPYYPGKLMISKFDLSGEVFSWFNEYGPDTPMEFIPYAGRSIYQKENKTLVVGGAGDYFADDFGFAAMIDQHSSVDWIKIYPPSENSYAYRFISGIILANNDLLFLANRQESGYPAGYPISSVLIYSDNEGNVLWEREYESSLAYYIPGCFTIETDSTYLIGLRITNQDGSHSTILKTNQDGDILFEWNNDTPKTLEPQKILKTPDGGFVFVSKYFKETSEAGYARYQGYICKLDSTLNKEWDMILGQQSSLTRFNSLIQTYDGKFIALGAVWDTFQTDDVWRQKGWLVKFDQNGVIDWERKIISTSNRYSELSDAAETEDHGIVACGLSQSFSSYEDYPQRGWLLKLDEWGCLDPAFCDSTTTILIPPEENIGLSISPNPVSSFFTVRLYKTAFENGASSGIKHVQVYDLAGRVVFEKEFPPQSSVSLTADNWQPGIYVVVVNDRWVGKVVRQ; the protein is encoded by the coding sequence ATGAACTTATTGCGAATGCTCATTGTCTGTTTTTTACTTTTGTCTATTCTTCAGGAAGTGCAGTGTCAGACTTTCAATGAAAGGATTATTTTCCAGGAAGAAATTCCGGCCATGGATTTTTCAAATATTTTGGTGAAGGGCGATACGATCATTACTATTGGCCGAGGGGCGGTTTTGATTCCTCCGTATTATCCCGGTAAATTGATGATTTCAAAGTTTGATTTATCCGGGGAGGTCTTCTCCTGGTTTAATGAATATGGGCCAGATACCCCTATGGAATTTATTCCTTATGCAGGTAGATCAATTTATCAAAAAGAAAATAAAACACTTGTAGTTGGTGGCGCAGGAGATTATTTTGCTGATGATTTCGGCTTTGCAGCAATGATAGATCAACATTCCTCTGTTGATTGGATAAAGATATACCCTCCTTCAGAAAACAGCTATGCCTACCGTTTTATTAGTGGAATAATTCTCGCTAATAATGATTTATTATTTTTGGCAAACAGACAAGAATCCGGGTACCCGGCAGGATATCCTATATCTTCAGTGCTTATTTATTCAGATAATGAGGGAAATGTGCTTTGGGAAAGGGAGTACGAAAGTTCATTAGCCTATTATATTCCCGGTTGTTTCACGATTGAGACAGATAGTACATATTTAATAGGGCTACGCATTACAAATCAGGACGGGAGTCACTCTACCATATTAAAAACAAACCAGGACGGAGATATTCTTTTCGAATGGAATAATGATACCCCAAAGACACTTGAACCTCAAAAAATACTAAAAACTCCAGATGGAGGATTTGTGTTTGTATCCAAATATTTCAAAGAAACCAGCGAAGCCGGTTATGCACGTTATCAAGGCTATATATGTAAATTGGATAGTACTTTAAACAAGGAATGGGATATGATTTTAGGCCAGCAGTCTTCTTTAACACGGTTCAACAGTCTTATCCAAACTTATGATGGTAAATTTATTGCATTAGGAGCTGTGTGGGACACCTTCCAGACAGATGACGTCTGGCGACAAAAAGGCTGGTTGGTGAAATTTGATCAAAATGGTGTCATTGACTGGGAACGAAAGATCATTTCCACCTCTAATCGGTATAGCGAGTTATCGGATGCCGCGGAAACAGAAGATCATGGTATTGTGGCCTGTGGCCTTTCACAGTCATTCTCTTCATACGAAGACTACCCTCAGCGGGGCTGGCTCCTGAAATTAGATGAATGGGGCTGCCTTGATCCTGCTTTTTGTGATAGCACAACGACGATTTTGATCCCGCCAGAGGAAAATATTGGACTTTCCATTAGCCCGAACCCTGTAAGCAGTTTCTTTACAGTCAGGTTGTATAAAACAGCTTTCGAAAATGGCGCCTCGTCGGGTATTAAACATGTACAAGTTTATGACCTTGCCGGTCGGGTTGTTTTTGAAAAGGAATTTCCTCCACAGTCATCCGTTTCCCTGACAGCGGACAACTGGCAACCAGGAATTTATGTGGTGGTGGTGAATGATCGGTGGGTTGGGAAAGTTGTCAGGCAATAA